A DNA window from Paenibacillus andongensis contains the following coding sequences:
- a CDS encoding IS110 family transposase, with protein MSISTKYVGLDVSKSKIAVAIAEEGRQESRYWGTIPHTKEAVRKLMQQLRKTEEIVLEVCYEAGPTGYVLYRWLLEMAISCTVVAPSLILKRAGDRVKTDKRDALRLAQLFRAGELTSVYAPTPEDEALRDLVRAREDAKEDLNRHKQRIGKFLLRNQLVDPKGSTPWTYAYEAWLEALKFTDDCQRLAFQEYRQTIWETKERIKRYEKEIEQQAKTNVQAPLIQALQALRGVAVLTATTLASEICNISRFPNPTSFMSYCALVPSESSTGDSRWQGKITKTGNAHLRRVLVELAWSYRHSPSVKRTMRERIAGLPPEVQAIAWEVQNRLHKKYKSMIRIGKHKGAITVAIAFWVGLSKA; from the coding sequence ATGAGTATTTCCACAAAATACGTCGGCCTAGACGTGTCTAAATCCAAAATCGCAGTTGCTATCGCAGAAGAAGGTAGACAAGAGTCTCGCTATTGGGGGACGATTCCGCATACGAAAGAAGCCGTCCGCAAACTTATGCAGCAACTACGCAAAACAGAAGAAATTGTACTGGAAGTATGCTATGAAGCCGGACCTACAGGATATGTACTCTACCGTTGGCTGTTGGAGATGGCAATTTCGTGTACCGTCGTTGCTCCCTCTCTAATTCTTAAACGTGCAGGAGATCGGGTAAAGACAGACAAAAGGGACGCTTTGCGTTTGGCGCAATTGTTTCGCGCTGGCGAGCTCACATCTGTCTACGCCCCCACACCCGAGGATGAAGCGCTACGAGACTTAGTTCGTGCCAGGGAAGATGCGAAGGAAGATTTGAACCGGCACAAGCAACGGATAGGAAAGTTTCTGTTACGAAACCAGCTTGTAGATCCGAAGGGCTCTACACCATGGACGTATGCTTACGAAGCGTGGCTTGAGGCGTTGAAATTTACAGACGACTGCCAGCGTCTTGCTTTTCAAGAGTACCGCCAAACCATATGGGAAACGAAAGAAAGAATCAAAAGGTATGAAAAGGAAATTGAACAACAAGCAAAAACGAATGTACAAGCTCCACTCATCCAAGCGTTACAAGCATTACGAGGCGTAGCAGTTCTTACAGCAACAACACTTGCATCGGAGATTTGCAATATATCGCGTTTTCCGAACCCCACATCTTTCATGAGCTATTGCGCGCTTGTACCTAGTGAAAGCTCTACCGGAGATAGCCGCTGGCAAGGTAAGATTACGAAGACCGGCAACGCCCATCTCCGAAGAGTATTAGTGGAATTAGCTTGGAGCTACCGCCACAGTCCCTCGGTTAAGAGGACGATGAGAGAGCGCATTGCCGGTCTGCCACCAGAGGTACAAGCTATCGCTTGGGAAGTACAGAATCGTCTACACAAGAAATATAAAAGTATGATACGTATAGGGAAACATAAGGGAGCAATTACCGTTGCTATTGCGTTCTGGGTTGGGTTAAGTAAAGCATGA
- a CDS encoding VOC family protein gives MSDFHREPNTNVGQVNLKVQDLECALKFYQEVIGFKVLEQTEKSANLTADGKTILLSIEQPDNVAPMQGKTTGLYHFALLLPTRSDLAQIVQHFANIGLRFGSSDHLVSEALYLSDPDGNGIEIYRDREPSEWKWNHGEVEMAVDPLDFRDLLSGVKQQAWNGLPADTMMGHIHLHVSELVKTEEFYVKGLGFEVVNRYGTQALFISTGKYHHHIGLNTWNGVGAPKPSENSVGLQSFTLIYPNAAARDRAVANLQNIGVPVSEENSAFATSDPSGNRILLLI, from the coding sequence ATGAGTGATTTTCACCGGGAACCGAACACTAATGTCGGGCAAGTGAACCTTAAGGTTCAAGACTTAGAATGTGCTTTGAAGTTTTATCAAGAAGTCATTGGCTTTAAGGTCCTGGAACAAACAGAAAAATCAGCAAACCTTACAGCGGATGGAAAAACGATACTGTTATCCATCGAACAACCGGATAACGTTGCACCAATGCAGGGGAAAACGACAGGGCTGTACCATTTCGCCCTACTTCTTCCTACACGTTCCGATTTGGCTCAAATTGTTCAGCATTTTGCCAATATTGGACTTCGGTTCGGATCTTCGGACCATCTTGTCAGCGAAGCCCTTTACTTGTCAGACCCAGATGGAAACGGGATCGAAATTTATAGAGATCGTGAACCTTCGGAATGGAAATGGAATCATGGCGAAGTGGAAATGGCTGTTGACCCATTGGATTTCAGGGACCTTCTTTCAGGGGTGAAGCAACAGGCATGGAATGGATTGCCGGCTGATACCATGATGGGCCATATCCATTTGCATGTATCGGAATTGGTAAAGACAGAGGAGTTTTATGTGAAGGGACTCGGTTTCGAGGTTGTAAATCGATATGGGACGCAGGCGCTTTTTATTTCAACGGGAAAATACCATCACCACATTGGATTGAATACATGGAACGGTGTAGGGGCACCCAAACCATCTGAAAACAGCGTCGGTCTTCAATCGTTTACTTTAATCTATCCCAATGCTGCAGCAAGAGATCGCGCTGTAGCTAATCTGCAAAATATTGGTGTACCCGTTTCAGAAGAAAATAGTGCATTTGCTACAAGCGATCCATCTGGGAACCGAATTCTCTTGCTGATTTAA
- the glmS gene encoding glutamine--fructose-6-phosphate transaminase (isomerizing), whose product MCGIVGYIGKRNSQEILLEGLKKLEYRGYDSAGVAVYTADGLQIKKAKGRIANLESKLDETPLTGSVGIGHTRWATHGKPSDVNSHPHTDNSMKFSVVHNGIIENYISLKEELTAKGHKFVSETDTEVISHLIADLYEGDILKAVQKAVKHMTGAFALGVLTEYEPDRLVAVRQASPLIIGIGEGENFIGSDIPAILEYTRNVFILNDGEMALLTRDGVELMTLEGNFISREMFHVDWDIVTAEKAGFDHFMLKEIYDQPKAYRDTMGSRISPDGLSVTLNELTITAEAIRNISRVHIVACGTAYHAGMVGKYVIEKLARIPVETDVASEYRYRSPIITKDTLVIVVSQSGETADTLAALREAKRCGAHVMAITNVVGSSVAREADDVITTWAGLEIAVASTKGYTSQLIAFYLLGLHLAQTLGTQTSDEIKEAVKALKELPAQVEEILAQAEAIKVVAEEMAKHDNLFFIGRGLDYAVAMEGSLKLKEISYIHSEAYAAGELKHGTLALIEDGVPVIALATQHELLEKTVSNIKEVKARGANVLGIAVEGELELQKSVDSTFVIPKTLDVLSPALSVIPLQLLSYYASLARGNDVDKPRNLAKSVTVE is encoded by the coding sequence ATGTGCGGAATTGTTGGTTATATTGGAAAGCGTAATTCTCAGGAAATTTTATTGGAAGGGCTCAAAAAGCTCGAATATAGAGGCTATGACTCTGCAGGTGTAGCTGTGTACACGGCTGATGGTTTACAAATTAAGAAGGCAAAAGGCCGTATCGCGAATCTTGAATCCAAGCTGGATGAAACTCCACTGACCGGAAGCGTTGGAATCGGACATACGCGTTGGGCGACACACGGTAAGCCTTCGGATGTGAACTCTCATCCTCATACGGATAATTCGATGAAATTTTCGGTTGTGCATAACGGCATTATCGAAAATTATATTAGCCTCAAAGAAGAGTTGACTGCGAAAGGTCATAAATTTGTATCTGAGACGGATACAGAAGTTATTTCTCACTTAATCGCTGATTTGTATGAAGGAGATATCCTCAAAGCCGTTCAAAAAGCTGTTAAGCATATGACAGGTGCATTCGCACTAGGCGTACTGACCGAATATGAGCCGGATCGCCTTGTCGCTGTGCGTCAGGCTAGTCCTTTGATTATCGGTATTGGCGAAGGCGAGAACTTCATTGGTTCGGATATCCCTGCTATTCTTGAATATACACGTAATGTGTTTATTTTGAATGATGGCGAAATGGCGCTATTGACGCGCGATGGTGTCGAATTAATGACTTTAGAGGGGAATTTTATTTCCAGGGAAATGTTTCATGTCGATTGGGACATTGTAACGGCTGAAAAAGCCGGATTTGATCACTTTATGTTGAAAGAAATCTATGACCAACCCAAAGCTTACCGTGACACAATGGGCAGCCGTATTTCCCCAGATGGTCTTAGCGTGACGCTGAACGAGCTTACGATTACTGCTGAAGCGATTCGCAACATTAGTCGTGTTCATATTGTCGCTTGTGGTACAGCCTATCATGCCGGTATGGTTGGCAAGTATGTTATTGAGAAATTGGCGCGCATTCCGGTGGAAACGGATGTTGCCTCGGAATATCGTTATCGTTCACCGATTATCACGAAGGATACACTTGTCATCGTAGTTAGCCAGTCTGGTGAGACGGCTGATACGCTTGCTGCGCTTCGTGAAGCTAAACGTTGTGGTGCGCATGTTATGGCCATAACAAATGTGGTAGGAAGCTCAGTAGCACGTGAAGCAGATGATGTGATCACAACTTGGGCGGGCCTTGAAATTGCAGTTGCGTCTACTAAGGGATATACTTCTCAGTTAATTGCTTTCTATCTGCTTGGCTTGCACCTGGCTCAAACGTTAGGAACACAAACATCGGATGAGATTAAAGAAGCGGTTAAAGCATTGAAAGAGCTGCCGGCTCAAGTGGAAGAAATTTTGGCGCAAGCGGAAGCCATTAAAGTAGTTGCTGAGGAGATGGCTAAGCACGATAATCTCTTCTTCATCGGAAGAGGCTTGGATTATGCTGTAGCGATGGAAGGCTCTTTGAAGCTGAAAGAGATTTCTTACATTCACTCTGAGGCTTATGCCGCAGGCGAATTGAAGCACGGTACACTAGCGCTCATCGAGGATGGTGTTCCGGTGATTGCGTTGGCTACTCAGCATGAACTGCTTGAGAAAACGGTAAGCAATATTAAAGAAGTGAAAGCTCGCGGCGCAAATGTACTCGGAATTGCCGTTGAAGGCGAGTTGGAGCTGCAGAAGTCTGTAGATAGCACCTTCGTTATTCCGAAGACGCTGGATGTTCTATCGCCTGCGTTGTCGGTCATACCGCTACAACTGCTTTCGTATTACGCGTCGTTGGCGCGTGGTAATGATGTTGATAAGCCTCGTAATTTGGCGAAGAGCGTGACGGTGGAGTAG
- the glmM gene encoding phosphoglucosamine mutase — translation MGKYFGTDGVRGVANGELTPELAYKVGRCGGYVLTRQAKHPKVVIGRDTRISGPMLEASLVAGLLSIGVEVIRIGVVSTPAVAYLTKKLGADAGVMISASHNPVEDNGIKFFGGDGFKLLDETELEIEQLLDAAVDELPRPVGGEIGTVSDAPDAKFAYLAFLKETVSESFAGYKVVLDCANGSAFELAPTVFRELGAEVITIGAEPNGRNINDHCGSTHPEKLRAEVVKHGAAIGLAFDGDADRLIAIDETGDEVDGDFILSILGDALNRTGKLNHGTIVTTVMANIGFFKGIEKAGLKAMQTAVGDRYVMEEMRKGGYNLGGEQSGHVIFLDYIPTGDGILTALQLVNTIVHSGRKLSELKGIMRKFPQLLVNIRVADKSKLKDNAVIEDAIRKVEEELGDNGRVLVRPSGTESLIRVMAEGPDKEQVEAYVHDIAKVIQEQLV, via the coding sequence ATGGGGAAATATTTTGGTACAGATGGTGTACGAGGAGTCGCTAATGGCGAACTGACACCAGAATTAGCTTATAAGGTAGGCCGCTGTGGCGGATATGTATTAACGAGACAGGCCAAGCATCCGAAAGTCGTGATCGGGAGAGATACACGGATCTCGGGTCCCATGCTGGAAGCTTCTCTCGTGGCAGGATTGCTATCGATTGGCGTTGAAGTTATTCGTATCGGTGTCGTCAGCACTCCGGCGGTAGCGTATTTAACGAAGAAGCTCGGAGCCGATGCAGGCGTTATGATTTCGGCTTCGCATAATCCGGTTGAGGATAACGGGATTAAGTTTTTTGGAGGCGACGGCTTCAAACTGCTAGATGAGACGGAGCTTGAAATTGAGCAGCTGCTTGACGCGGCTGTGGATGAATTGCCTCGCCCCGTCGGCGGCGAGATTGGCACGGTTTCGGATGCGCCGGATGCGAAGTTCGCTTATCTGGCGTTCTTGAAGGAGACGGTATCCGAGTCTTTCGCGGGATACAAGGTCGTTCTGGACTGCGCGAATGGCTCAGCCTTCGAGCTGGCTCCTACGGTCTTCCGCGAGCTGGGAGCGGAAGTGATCACCATCGGCGCTGAGCCGAACGGTCGCAATATCAACGATCATTGCGGCTCCACGCATCCTGAGAAGCTTCGCGCAGAAGTGGTGAAACATGGCGCAGCCATTGGTCTTGCTTTTGACGGTGACGCGGATCGTCTGATCGCGATCGATGAGACCGGTGATGAAGTCGACGGCGACTTCATCCTTAGCATTCTGGGCGATGCGCTGAATCGCACAGGGAAGCTGAACCACGGCACGATTGTGACGACGGTGATGGCGAACATTGGCTTTTTCAAAGGAATTGAAAAAGCGGGTCTTAAAGCTATGCAAACCGCAGTAGGCGATCGCTACGTGATGGAAGAGATGCGTAAAGGCGGTTATAACTTAGGCGGAGAGCAGTCGGGGCATGTCATCTTCCTTGATTACATTCCGACCGGAGATGGGATTCTGACGGCTTTACAGCTGGTAAACACGATTGTCCACTCAGGGCGTAAGCTTAGTGAGTTAAAAGGAATTATGCGTAAGTTCCCACAGCTTTTGGTTAATATTCGCGTTGCGGATAAAAGCAAGCTCAAGGACAACGCTGTGATTGAAGATGCCATTCGTAAAGTGGAAGAAGAACTCGGAGATAACGGCCGCGTATTGGTGCGTCCTTCGGGAACAGAATCATTGATTCGTGTCATGGCTGAAGGTCCTGACAAGGAGCAAGTTGAGGCTTACGTTCATGATATTGCTAAGGTTATCCAAGAGCAATTAGTATAA
- a CDS encoding CdaR family protein: MDKWLRNTNVVRIVALVIGILLWVVVHMEETNLSGNSPLREREETINNVAITAKYDETHYHISSMAPANVQIIVKGKESSVKKVTTSNSYQIELDLTQVGKGDHQVMLKPVGFPSDVDVQIVPRTVHVVIEELQMKEVPVVINVKGTPAAGLKAGQPIVKPAKVYITAQTSKLDQIENVRGEVSVDKAQAAVTKQVRLQAFDKDGKEVTLNINPSVVDVEVPITSPFQTIPLQMKISGEPPKGFAIAMVTQNPDKVTVYGTQDVVDRLEFYQGPQLSVQDLKETKEFALDIPLRNKVTQLDPAKVTVHVEIVPSITKALENVPITIIGQNENYNTKVTLPETAKLNITVEGAPALIDQMKVQDVQAILDVSNLPPGKHELKVTLNLPTYVKLGMPQEVKATVEISEKAPK; the protein is encoded by the coding sequence ATGGATAAATGGTTACGCAATACGAATGTGGTGCGGATTGTTGCGCTTGTTATAGGGATTTTGTTATGGGTTGTCGTTCACATGGAAGAAACCAATCTATCCGGAAATTCACCTCTCCGCGAGCGGGAGGAAACGATAAATAACGTAGCCATTACGGCAAAATATGATGAGACTCACTACCACATTTCGTCGATGGCTCCTGCTAATGTACAGATTATTGTGAAAGGGAAGGAATCATCGGTTAAGAAAGTGACGACCAGTAATTCCTATCAAATTGAGCTCGACTTGACGCAAGTGGGCAAGGGTGATCATCAAGTCATGCTTAAACCTGTTGGTTTTCCTTCAGATGTAGATGTACAAATTGTTCCTAGAACGGTTCATGTGGTTATCGAAGAGCTGCAGATGAAGGAAGTGCCAGTCGTCATTAATGTCAAAGGAACACCAGCAGCGGGCCTCAAAGCCGGACAGCCGATTGTGAAGCCAGCCAAAGTGTATATTACTGCGCAGACCAGCAAGCTGGATCAGATCGAGAATGTTCGCGGCGAAGTCTCGGTCGATAAGGCCCAAGCTGCCGTTACGAAGCAAGTGAGACTGCAAGCTTTTGATAAAGATGGCAAAGAAGTAACATTGAATATTAATCCTTCTGTTGTCGATGTTGAAGTGCCAATCACGAGTCCGTTCCAAACCATTCCGCTGCAGATGAAGATTAGTGGAGAGCCGCCGAAAGGTTTCGCGATAGCGATGGTTACTCAAAATCCGGACAAGGTAACTGTCTACGGTACTCAAGATGTTGTAGATCGTCTAGAGTTTTATCAAGGGCCGCAGCTGAGTGTTCAGGATCTGAAGGAAACAAAGGAGTTTGCACTGGACATTCCCTTAAGGAATAAAGTAACACAACTGGATCCTGCCAAAGTTACGGTTCACGTGGAAATTGTTCCTTCCATTACGAAGGCTTTGGAAAACGTACCGATCACGATTATTGGTCAAAACGAAAACTATAATACCAAAGTTACACTGCCGGAGACGGCAAAGCTAAACATTACGGTAGAAGGCGCTCCTGCACTTATTGATCAAATGAAAGTGCAAGATGTACAGGCGATCCTGGATGTTAGTAATTTGCCGCCAGGCAAGCATGAGCTGAAGGTGACCTTAAATCTGCCGACTTATGTGAAGCTGGGTATGCCGCAAGAAGTAAAGGCGACTGTAGAAATCAGTGAGAAAGCACCAAAGTAA
- the cdaA gene encoding diadenylate cyclase CdaA produces MDLLTSISAKDIVDILIVSYVIYKLILLVRGTRAIQLMKGILVVVITWVFSIWFKLSTLQWMMNQTFTFGVLGVIIIFQPELRRALEQLGRGKLFSRSSTEEDQDVNKRISEVIRAANYLAKRKIGALIVFEKETGLTDYVESGIAIESKISAELLINIFIPNTPLHDGAVIIRQGQLMAAGCYLPLSENPFISKELGTRHRAAIGMSEVSDGMCIIVSEETGQISLTMNGHIVRDIKEESLIAKLFEELKPKAKTKEKNPFLKWRGRSNG; encoded by the coding sequence ATGGACTTACTCACGAGCATCTCGGCTAAGGATATCGTTGATATTCTGATCGTTAGCTATGTGATTTATAAACTAATCCTGTTGGTGCGTGGGACAAGAGCTATTCAACTTATGAAGGGTATCCTTGTGGTCGTCATCACATGGGTATTTAGTATTTGGTTTAAGCTCAGTACGCTGCAGTGGATGATGAACCAAACCTTTACGTTCGGGGTTCTTGGGGTCATTATTATTTTTCAACCTGAACTAAGAAGGGCATTAGAGCAGTTGGGCCGGGGGAAGCTATTCAGCCGATCTTCTACGGAAGAAGATCAAGATGTGAATAAGCGGATTAGTGAAGTGATACGTGCTGCGAATTATTTAGCCAAAAGAAAGATAGGGGCCTTGATTGTTTTCGAGAAAGAGACCGGTCTGACCGATTATGTCGAGTCCGGTATTGCGATAGAGAGCAAGATCAGCGCAGAGCTGTTGATTAATATTTTCATACCGAATACGCCGCTTCACGACGGGGCTGTGATTATTCGTCAAGGCCAATTAATGGCGGCTGGTTGTTATTTGCCCTTGTCTGAAAATCCCTTTATCAGTAAAGAGCTTGGTACACGGCATCGTGCGGCCATTGGGATGAGTGAGGTTTCAGATGGCATGTGTATCATTGTTTCGGAAGAGACGGGGCAAATCTCGCTCACAATGAATGGTCATATCGTGCGGGATATCAAAGAAGAATCTTTGATTGCCAAATTGTTCGAAGAACTGAAGCCGAAGGCGAAAACAAAAGAGAAGAACCCTTTCTTGAAATGGAGGGGCCGTTCAAATGGATAA
- a CDS encoding zf-HC2 domain-containing protein yields the protein MNCKEALPLIHEYLDGDLQGSDSQRLKEHLISCQACHALFRQLEKTDAMVRMLPPVRVPDTLTAQIMSGLPPVKKRNSWMDFIRRHPAVSVAVVFATVMFGSFMSMWNDDTNLMVKGSNLQDVVIEGDTVTVPQGHTVKGDLVVQRGKLKVEGDVTGNLTVIDGSLNLASTAHISGHVTQVDEALGWVWYKLGEFVGMLSH from the coding sequence ATGAATTGTAAAGAAGCCCTCCCGCTCATACATGAATACCTCGACGGTGATTTGCAAGGATCCGATTCTCAGCGATTGAAGGAGCATTTGATATCCTGCCAAGCATGTCATGCTTTGTTCAGACAATTGGAGAAAACGGATGCGATGGTTAGAATGCTCCCTCCCGTTAGAGTACCTGATACGTTAACTGCACAAATCATGAGCGGACTGCCTCCAGTGAAGAAGCGCAATTCCTGGATGGACTTCATTCGCAGGCATCCTGCTGTATCGGTAGCTGTTGTTTTCGCTACTGTCATGTTCGGAAGCTTCATGTCCATGTGGAATGATGATACGAATTTGATGGTGAAGGGAAGTAACCTTCAGGACGTTGTGATTGAGGGCGATACGGTTACTGTACCGCAAGGGCATACGGTGAAAGGTGATCTTGTTGTTCAGCGGGGTAAACTGAAAGTTGAAGGCGATGTAACAGGAAACTTAACTGTTATTGATGGTTCTCTCAATCTAGCGTCAACCGCGCATATTTCTGGGCACGTCACGCAAGTCGATGAAGCATTGGGCTGGGTCTGGTATAAATTAGGCGAGTTCGTAGGCATGCTCTCGCATTAA
- the sigW gene encoding RNA polymerase sigma factor SigW → MNFVEARLAKVARNGDRNAFAELVELYKDKIFHLAYRMLNNKQEAEDAVQETFLRVYTNLHRYDENQKFSTWIFRIGTNLCIDKLRRRKNTYSLDAEMPDGEGNDYYAMLPSHEDTPEKQVIVSETQEQIRQAIETLPEKYKSVVILRYLHDMSLQEISDVLDMPVTTIKTRVHRGREYLRKRLEQEEQGASTNPVHM, encoded by the coding sequence TTGAACTTTGTAGAAGCACGTCTGGCTAAGGTGGCCAGGAATGGGGATCGGAATGCTTTTGCAGAGCTTGTAGAGCTCTATAAGGACAAGATCTTTCATTTGGCTTACCGTATGCTGAATAATAAGCAAGAAGCCGAGGATGCCGTGCAGGAGACGTTCTTGCGGGTGTATACCAATCTGCACCGATATGATGAGAATCAAAAGTTTTCGACTTGGATTTTCCGGATAGGGACGAATCTGTGTATCGATAAGCTGCGTCGAAGAAAAAATACCTACTCGCTTGATGCGGAGATGCCAGATGGAGAGGGTAATGATTATTATGCCATGCTCCCGAGTCATGAGGACACACCTGAGAAGCAAGTGATTGTATCCGAAACCCAAGAACAAATACGCCAAGCCATTGAAACGTTACCTGAAAAATATAAATCTGTTGTGATTCTGAGATATCTGCACGATATGTCATTGCAGGAGATAAGCGACGTTCTTGATATGCCAGTTACAACGATCAAAACGCGTGTACATCGAGGGCGGGAGTACTTGCGTAAAAGGTTAGAGCAGGAGGAACAAGGTGCTAGCACAAATCCTGTTCATATGTGA
- a CDS encoding DMT family transporter → MGRWLAMVLVIIGASSYGLLSSFIKMAYDQGFTDGQITPAQMTMGTLFVWLLILFHKKSWVNPFKGPWIKLGLIGIFGLALTTVFYNIALKELNASLSIILLFQFTWMTIAMDCIVKRRLPRKAESIAIILILVGTLLAVNVFETNWEQFSLLGILYGLLSALTYSIFLFFTGQVVSTLPPLMNSAIMLTAAMPVMYILYPPTVFVHENGSTLLLWGLLLGFLGQVVPTVSFNIGIPRIGSTLAAMLGSVELPVAVIAAYLLIGEPVNGLQWLGMGLIIGGIIISENKS, encoded by the coding sequence ATGGGGCGATGGTTAGCAATGGTTCTTGTCATTATCGGGGCGTCAAGCTACGGCTTGCTTTCCTCTTTTATCAAGATGGCTTATGATCAAGGATTTACAGATGGGCAAATTACACCGGCACAAATGACGATGGGAACCTTGTTTGTATGGTTGTTGATTCTTTTTCACAAAAAATCATGGGTCAATCCCTTTAAAGGTCCTTGGATTAAGCTTGGTTTGATAGGTATTTTTGGATTGGCTTTAACAACGGTCTTTTACAATATTGCTTTAAAAGAGTTGAATGCTTCTTTATCGATTATTCTTCTGTTTCAGTTCACATGGATGACCATTGCAATGGATTGTATCGTGAAACGAAGGCTTCCAAGAAAGGCAGAGAGCATCGCGATTATCTTGATACTGGTGGGGACTTTACTTGCCGTAAATGTGTTTGAGACGAACTGGGAACAATTCAGCTTACTGGGAATTTTGTATGGTTTGTTGTCGGCTTTGACTTACAGCATTTTTCTCTTTTTCACTGGACAAGTGGTTAGTACCCTGCCTCCTCTTATGAATTCGGCTATTATGCTTACCGCGGCGATGCCAGTTATGTATATCTTGTATCCACCAACGGTCTTCGTGCATGAGAATGGAAGTACGCTGCTGTTATGGGGGCTTTTGTTGGGCTTCTTGGGGCAGGTAGTGCCTACGGTGTCGTTTAATATCGGAATTCCGCGCATCGGTAGTACGCTTGCCGCTATGCTTGGATCGGTGGAGCTGCCAGTAGCCGTTATTGCTGCATACCTACTTATAGGAGAGCCCGTAAATGGGTTACAATGGTTAGGGATGGGACTGATCATAGGAGGCATAATTATTTCTGAAAACAAATCATGA